The following proteins are encoded in a genomic region of Brachypodium distachyon strain Bd21 chromosome 1, Brachypodium_distachyon_v3.0, whole genome shotgun sequence:
- the LOC100824955 gene encoding protein RETICULATA-RELATED 1, chloroplastic isoform X1 → MTSAAFLAAPQNYLLSAPSVRPQPRPSARLHVAASSSSSSPPAERNHAAASLERCLSATPAPAYAPTEMKGGRRQQHGAFGAVTLQKAKIDLSHKRLKGAHPELATGGGGGDNGKRIGYGGGNSGDDDGDDDDDYFDDSEDGDEEIGFFRRRVIIQELFNREFVDAVLQEWYKTISNLPAGLRQAHEMGLVSSAQMVQYLSMFGRPTKARYFSRAFPSFFSRGLVGRMLADPSFLHKMTFELLATISSSVWWEMKNRKERFQQEWDLVFLNVFTATVCNLAVFYSLAPCRSYMIQKLPSNIFEKSYPMRQFDLLRRIQSLFGKAAELCLGGLLAGSIQGGLSNVLSSGRERRLSMTVPSISKNALSYGAFCGLYANLRYQMLCGLDRSMANHFDVLGVAVFFSAVIRLLNIQIGEVSRRVWLGEEADLLHSDNLLKTYNGPAADLAIDQQQRGWFISRNAIVSGLELLGIKNGPPEDAPPKPRRKRIVLKK, encoded by the exons CTCCACgtcgctgcctcctcctcctcctcgtcgcctccCGCTGAGCGcaaccacgccgccgccagcctcgaGCGTTGCCTGTCCGCGACCCCAGCGCCGGCCTATGCGCCGACGGAGATGAAGGGCGGGAGGAGGCAGCAGCATGGGGCATTTGGAGCCGTCACGCTCCAGAAGGCCAAGATCGACCTGTCGCACAAGAGGCTCAAAGGCGCCCACCCCGAG CTGGCaaccggtggtggtggtggggatAATGGGAAAAGAATTGGCTATGGTGGTGGTAATAGTGGAGACGAcgatggtgatgatgatgatgattacTTCGACGACTCTGAAGATGGAGATGAAGAAATTGGATTTTTCAGGAGGCGTGTTATTATACAAGAG CTTTTTAACAGAGAGTTTGTTGATGCTGTTCTTCAAGAGTGGTACAAAACTATAAGCAATTTGCCGGCTGGCTTGCGTCAAGCTCATGAGATG GGTTTGGTCAGTTCTGCCCAGATGGTCCAATATTTGTCAATGTTTGGAAGGCCTACAAAGGCTAGATATTTCTCTCGAGCTTTTCCAAGCTTCTTCTCAAGAGGCCTTGTTGGAAG AATGCTTGCTGATCCATCTTTCCTGCATAAGATGACCTTTGAATTGCTAGCTACCATTAGTTCATCTGTTTGGTGGGAGATGAAAAATCGTAAGGAGAG GTTCCAACAAGAATGGGATTTGGTGTTTCTCAATGTATTTACTGCCACAGTTTGCAATTTAGCTGTTTTCTATTCACTTGCGCCATGCCGTTCATATATGATCCAGAAGCTTCCCAGTAATATATTTGAGAAGAGCTATCCTATGAGGCAGTTTGATCTGCTAAGAAGAATCCAATCCCTCTTTGGCAAGGCTGCCGAGCTTTGCCTAGGTGGGCTACTTGCTGGCTCCATTCAGGGTGGTCTATCTAATGTCCTTTCTTCTGGAAGAGAAAGAAG GTTATCAATGACTGTTCCTTCTATCAGCAAAAATGCTCTTAGCTATGGAGCATTTTGTGGGCTTTATGCAAATCTGAGGTATCAAATGTTATGTGGACTTGATAGATCAATGGCAAACCATTTTGATGTTCTTGGTGTTGCAGTATTCTTCAGTGCAGTGATAAG ATTGCTGAATATTCAAATCGGGGAGGTATCCAGGCGTGTCTGGCTTGGTGAGGAAGCGGATCTGCTTCACTCGGATAATTTGTTGAAAACCTACAATGGTCCAGCAGCAGATCTCGCCATAGATCAACAACAGAGAGGGTGGTTTATTTCCAGGAATGCAATTGTATCTGGCCTCGAACTTCTAGGCATCAAGAATGGTCCACCTGAAGATGCACCTCCAAAGCCTCGGAGAAAGAGAATTGTCCTAAAGAAGTAG
- the LOC100824955 gene encoding protein RETICULATA-RELATED 1, chloroplastic isoform X2: MLGLLATGGGGGDNGKRIGYGGGNSGDDDGDDDDDYFDDSEDGDEEIGFFRRRVIIQELFNREFVDAVLQEWYKTISNLPAGLRQAHEMGLVSSAQMVQYLSMFGRPTKARYFSRAFPSFFSRGLVGRMLADPSFLHKMTFELLATISSSVWWEMKNRKERFQQEWDLVFLNVFTATVCNLAVFYSLAPCRSYMIQKLPSNIFEKSYPMRQFDLLRRIQSLFGKAAELCLGGLLAGSIQGGLSNVLSSGRERRLSMTVPSISKNALSYGAFCGLYANLRYQMLCGLDRSMANHFDVLGVAVFFSAVIRLLNIQIGEVSRRVWLGEEADLLHSDNLLKTYNGPAADLAIDQQQRGWFISRNAIVSGLELLGIKNGPPEDAPPKPRRKRIVLKK, translated from the exons ATGTTGGGATTG CTGGCaaccggtggtggtggtggggatAATGGGAAAAGAATTGGCTATGGTGGTGGTAATAGTGGAGACGAcgatggtgatgatgatgatgattacTTCGACGACTCTGAAGATGGAGATGAAGAAATTGGATTTTTCAGGAGGCGTGTTATTATACAAGAG CTTTTTAACAGAGAGTTTGTTGATGCTGTTCTTCAAGAGTGGTACAAAACTATAAGCAATTTGCCGGCTGGCTTGCGTCAAGCTCATGAGATG GGTTTGGTCAGTTCTGCCCAGATGGTCCAATATTTGTCAATGTTTGGAAGGCCTACAAAGGCTAGATATTTCTCTCGAGCTTTTCCAAGCTTCTTCTCAAGAGGCCTTGTTGGAAG AATGCTTGCTGATCCATCTTTCCTGCATAAGATGACCTTTGAATTGCTAGCTACCATTAGTTCATCTGTTTGGTGGGAGATGAAAAATCGTAAGGAGAG GTTCCAACAAGAATGGGATTTGGTGTTTCTCAATGTATTTACTGCCACAGTTTGCAATTTAGCTGTTTTCTATTCACTTGCGCCATGCCGTTCATATATGATCCAGAAGCTTCCCAGTAATATATTTGAGAAGAGCTATCCTATGAGGCAGTTTGATCTGCTAAGAAGAATCCAATCCCTCTTTGGCAAGGCTGCCGAGCTTTGCCTAGGTGGGCTACTTGCTGGCTCCATTCAGGGTGGTCTATCTAATGTCCTTTCTTCTGGAAGAGAAAGAAG GTTATCAATGACTGTTCCTTCTATCAGCAAAAATGCTCTTAGCTATGGAGCATTTTGTGGGCTTTATGCAAATCTGAGGTATCAAATGTTATGTGGACTTGATAGATCAATGGCAAACCATTTTGATGTTCTTGGTGTTGCAGTATTCTTCAGTGCAGTGATAAG ATTGCTGAATATTCAAATCGGGGAGGTATCCAGGCGTGTCTGGCTTGGTGAGGAAGCGGATCTGCTTCACTCGGATAATTTGTTGAAAACCTACAATGGTCCAGCAGCAGATCTCGCCATAGATCAACAACAGAGAGGGTGGTTTATTTCCAGGAATGCAATTGTATCTGGCCTCGAACTTCTAGGCATCAAGAATGGTCCACCTGAAGATGCACCTCCAAAGCCTCGGAGAAAGAGAATTGTCCTAAAGAAGTAG